Genomic segment of Salvia hispanica cultivar TCC Black 2014 chromosome 2, UniMelb_Shisp_WGS_1.0, whole genome shotgun sequence:
GCGATCATGGTCATGGACTTGACAAAGCCCCAAGATCCATTTGAAGTGGAGGACCCTTCAACCTCCACAATTTATATTGTCAACAAGGTAAGTCCTTCTCCTAAAAAGGACGAACCTAACTCTTCTAATTCTGTTCCAcagaaaaagaagcaaaagaagaagaaagtacCCAAGGAAGCCCCGAGATCTACGTGATTAAAACCAATAAGGGGAAGTATAAGTGTGATAcgcccggattttgcactgttttaaggccattatttggtccgtttttgttatcaaaatcactctacatgtccattatttgcatattctatacattttggtattttgacgtgttttgtgagaaatgtgcatatttgagccgaaaaggggaataatcttcccctataaataggacctcaagcttcatcaaaagagTTTTTTACACACGcaacaagaacacattcatagagatcaaaagctagagtacttcaattgtgcaaggagttggagaaggatttcaagaacatcaagaacgacaaggattcaacctacgggttttatttgctttagttttatgttcgaattgttttcccttcaatctatgtttttagtttattcatcatgtgtaactaaactcataggattctagggatgtgttagtagcaactttggttatacaattccgttttctatttaatatccgttttgtttttactttgtttctttcctaagttaatcatgatgcttcataattgagtgacacaattatgtatgattcaatacaacttgcttcataactgtgacagagttctagcgagttagatccacttagtagacaacTACGGTTGAGCTTCGCTTtaaaaacggcactgttaattgagagtgaggacttttcaagggtcttaggagctttttggagttacgtgttaggattgacaaccctaatgttagtaatcaacgtttgtatcgcatgagcataagctaggtgactcgtcctttcaaagtattaactgtgctagggtattgtagtttggaatttgtataaccataaaagtgaaagcacatccctggaattccccttatctctatacttttctctccgtgatttgcttgcatttagttgtttactgtttttaatatttactgttttcaaaagtttccaaaaaattcttgtttctctagatagtaattttctagtagaagatagacactttgtgtccatcttccccgtgttcgatacccggtactaaccttttgctatactataccaCTCTGtatatacttgcaggtatttatagtgcaaataaaaagtgcatcaagtttttggcgccgttgccggggaagacaattcactttggagtgatatcttcaaacgataattttactactttggaattttattgctttttgttttaattttttttttttttttttgttttcgagTCTTGCAGGAGATGGTGAAGTTGCTGATGGATGAGAGAGATGCGGAGAGAGCAGCCCGAGAAGCCATGGAAAAGAAGAACAGAGAAACATTACCtgtgatgaacatgttcaatcatGGGAATATGATCACTTTTCCTAACGGCCCTCGTATTGATGCTAACAATTTTGAGTTACGCATGCCCCTTATCCAAAGGGTCgagcaaactccttttgcaGGTAGGGCGACTGAAGATGCTAACCGCCATCTCTCCAAATTCGTGGAAATCGCAAACACTCTGAAATTAAATGGTGTCGACGACGATGCCATACGGGTAAGACTTTTTCCATTCTCATTGATTGATTCTGCTAAGGAGTGGTTTGAGTGTATGCCACCAGAAAAGGTCTCCACATGGAAGGACATCGTAGCTACCTTCCTCGACAAATACTACCCGCCAGGCACTATTTTGAAGCTCAAAAGTGAGATCTTTCAGTTCACACAAGGCCATGACGAGCCCCTCTATGAGGCATTTGCTCGTTTCAAAGCTCTTCTTCGAAAGTGCCCAAACCATGGTTTTTCCATAGACCATCAGGTAGGAATCCTCTATAATGGATTTAACGAGAAAATATGTGCTATGCTTGATTCAGGGGCAAATGGAGGATTTCTAAGAAAGACAGGAGAGGATGCCATGGCGGTGATCGAGGAGTTCGCCACCAACAGTCGGGGGTGGTCGAAGGAAAGGCATGCCACGAGAAGAGTAGCAGCCATAGAAGAGGCCGAAGAAAGTTCTTTTGCTAAGGAGTTAGCAGAACTTAGAGTCAGGATTGATCAAATGGACATCTCGAGGAAGGAAGATCCAATTCCGGCAACTTCCATAGTGGCGGTCAATGCACCCGAAACTGCCATATCAACTGTGGAAGAAATAAACTACGTGCAAGGAGGCGGTCCCAGAAACTACAATAACAATTATCGCCCTAATCAGGGGGGCGgcaatttcaataattataatgggaACCGTCCGCACCCAAATCTTTCttattctaacaataattactTGCAACCCCCTGCAGGATTTAATGTTAGCAAAGGAGGAGTGGTTGAGCCGATGAAGAAGGAAGACAAGTATGAACAAGGAATCACGAAGATCTTGGAAGTAATTACGCAAGATAGGAAGATTAATGACACCAAGATCGGAGTGGTCGAAGCAAGGATAAACAACCTCGAGCAAGGAATGAACACAATCTCGGCAGCTGTAACCAATATTACCACTCAAATGGAGCAAATTCAGAAGAAGTTAGATGAGGATAGAGCAAAGGCAGCAGCAAGAGTGGATGATATTGCCGCAGACCACGCAGCGGCCCGCCACTGAGACGGCAGAGACACCAACCAGGCAGGACTGCCCAGTcgccggcggaccgccgcacaccCCGCAGCGGCCCGCCACTGACAAGGCAGAATCGTCCACTAAGCAGGAGCTTGTGCGGCACAACGGGATTGTACTCCCTTTTCAGCCAAAGAGGAAGTTCAAGCTTGAAGAGCAGTTCAAGCAATTCCTTAACATGTTTTGCAAAGTCCATACTAACATTCCACTTGTTGAATCGTTGCAGGAGATACCAAAGTATGCGAAGCTACTAAGGGAGGCGGNNNNNNNNNNNNNNNNNNNNNNNNNNNNNNNNNNNNNNNNNNNNNNNNNNNNNNNNNNNNNNNNNNNNNNNNNNNNNNNNNNNNNNNNNNNNNNNNNNNNggaatttgtataaccataaaagtgaaagcacatccctggaattccccttatctctatacttttctctccgtgatttgcttgcatttagttgtttattgtttttaatatttactgttttcaaaagtttccaaaaaaattcttgtttctcccagatagtaattgagttctagtagaagatagacactttgtgtacatcttccccgtgttcgatacccggtactaaccttttgctatactatacctactctgtatacttgcaggtatttatagtgcaaataaaaagtgcatcaaagTGGTGGAAGAAGCTAGGGACCAAGCTGCTTCCTATGCTGATTTTCAACACTCGGATCGTTGATCTGCCCAACTAGTGGGTCACTTCAAGTCGAGCTAACGACTAAAAACAACAacgcttgttgggaggcaacccgatttatttttgtctttaatCTGTTTCTTTAATGTCGTTATTccttcaaaagaaaaaatattttacgaGTGGCGGTTGTCGCACTTAACACAGCAGTCGCCACACGTGTGTTTACATGTGCACGATAGGTCGGGCTTAGGGCAGGCTTAGGGCGGGCTGAGAAACCACTGGGCGAGCCGCAGCGACCCGCCAGACGCGCACCTTTTTTCAAGCCAGTGTGGCGGCTCACCGCACCTAacgcggcggtcgccacagACAGTCCAGTGACGGGAATTGCTTACTTAAGGTATGTTTTTCATTACTTTTCCATTCCTTCTCTAATTCCTTTCTTGCACACACCCCCCACCAttataaatcaccaaattcacACACCTACActctcattctctcaattctgTCCAAGTCTAGAgttcttcttctccaattctCTCAACAAAAGGTATGAATCCTAACTCAATTTTGAGCTTTGCTTTAATTCTTTCATGgattttgatatttcttgGATGAATTGTTCGGTACAAACTCTTATTTCATGATGGGGGATGATTGTGTGTgcttatttttgaatttccaAGGTTCAATTTGGGTTATGGGTGGTGAATTGAAGCTTGGTGAATAGTGACTCCCTCTTGTTTATACTTGCTAATATGTTGcaatcatgttcatagcattgtgaggCTATTATTACTTCCATGAATTGCAATACTTGTGAATTTCTAAGAGATTGTTGATTTGTATTGATTTATTGAAGATATGTCTCTGCATGGGGGATGAATTCACGTTGGGGGATGGATTGAAGTGTCCTATTTTGGATGATTATACTCTACATGTTTACATGCTACCATCTAGGGTGCTATGATATATAAACTTGCACATGATTgttgattcttgatttttacTTATTTGAGTGCAAGTTTGGGGGAACCTTTGATTGCCCATTTGTTGGTATTCTTTTTAAggatataaattttcttttgtaggaTAATCGGATCAAAGGGAAAGCCCGAGAATGCGAAGAAGTATGGCATTGGCCTTGCCACGGATGAGCAAAAGGCTATGTGGAAGAAGGTGTCAGCAAGAGAGACGGCGCCCTCGAGATATCCCCACGATTTCCCTCTCCAAACTTTGGGGATCATGGAGGATTTTTGGGCATTGTGCGACGTGGGCGATGGGAACGGTCTCATTAATATGTTTCAGAGGAAGTGGTCGCCGTTCACTCTTGAGTTTCTTAGCTCACTCAAGGTCACCAAGGATCACCGCCACAATGTCCCGCTTAGCATCGATTTCCGCCTAGCCAACCGTTGGCACTCGCTTACCATGGATGAGCTTACTGGAGTGTTTCATTGCTTCGACCCCAACCCCGAGGAAGATAATGACTATGATTTTTCCAAGGTTTGGGGCGCGATGACGAATGAGCAAGAGCACGCCGCGGGTTATACCAAGTCTTCATCAATTCGCAACCCCGTCTTGAGGTACCTCCACCGCGCTATGACCCAACTCATGTTTGCTAGGTCGATGGGGGAAGTGTCTCCCAAACGGAGCTTAATGTGATGTGGTGCTTGCTCAACAAGAAGGGATTTGACTATGGAACCCTCTATACACTTTATGTGGACCGGATCAAGAAGAAAGACGGGGGCGTTATATGTTGTGGGGGTTTGATCACAACGATTGCCGAACACTTGGGCATATCTCTCGCCGGTTTGACGGAAGATGGCGGGGAAAGGTTTATCACTTATGAGGTTCTCTTCTCGGTGGGGTTATTGAAGACGGGCTATTGGGGCTAAGGATTTTTCTTGCAAGTAGCAGGGGATCATTTCCCCATTCCAATCCTGCAGTTGACCAAGGTTGACGTTTGGGCAAACCAAGCCAATTGGAAGCTCGACACTCCGGCCCATCGCAGAGCCATTGAGGCTAACCCCATCAATGGGGAGTTTAGGAAGAGGAATATTCCAGCTCGCATCCCCATCTTTGAGCCCGATGATGACTCCGCCTTTGACGCTATTGAAAACTATAATGAGGAAGGGGAGCATTCACATGCCCAAGATGGTGGAATTCTgccaccaccgccgccccAACATCAccaagaagaagaggaagtggaGGGCCATCGCCACCGGACTCGAGCGAACCGCCGACGCGGGAGGCCAAATCCCAATGAGGAGTTCCAAGCGAACACCTCCGCCCAATTAGGAGAAATTTACTCCTACATGCAAAACGTGTCCAACACGTGAGACAATCGATGGGCGGAACAACAAAGGGAGAATGCCTACAACCGCCAAGGATGGATAGCTAAAGGCGATTGGCGCACGGCGGAGCAACAATTTTGGAAGCAACAAAGATTGGAAGACGTGCATCGACATCGAGAAATTGAAGAGCTCCAACGGATGACCGCCGAGGCTCGACAGGAGCGCCTAACCATGAGTGGCGACATCGCCTATCTTATTGGCGCGTTCGACGACCTCAACGCCCgtttccctcctcctcctcaagattgaagaagtcaagCTCAATGACTATAAATGAGCATTTGTATCATGTTTTTGGATgtcttaaaataatttctttttaagtttttgacactttttggtttaatttactactttgaaaaaattttcGCAAGTTCTGACCCTTacgtggcgaccgccgcaagTGCTACGGCGGTCCGCCACTTGTACGCTGGAAGTAATATGACGATGTGCGACGACCGCCGGCCACGCCGCGGTGGACCGCCACCTGTGGGCACAGTTTCCAGCGcgatattttgaattttttcaactttttgcCCTGCCAAGCCTCTACGTGAAATTTTTCaaggtatgttttcttttcaGTAATTCACTCACGTCCCAaccgactctacaaacttattttacacttttgtttggggggatgaagtggtggaccgtaagtgtagtttttttgttttaaggttttctttttgttttaaacttttgttttttgtttttcaaaaccccataggtgaattttgtgttcttaaaaaatgttttcttgaatccatgtcgtgaacttaactttaagaacttagaaacacgcatgcttagggacactTTAGACCGAGTTAccaatgatattacattccatctatgtttaagtgtggcttgatgttttgatttgatggtttggtgaaaaggtgcataattagtgaattgcttgttcgccttgaatcatgctttaTACCTTATGAGATTTTGAGCCTAAATTTCagtcttgtgtgatttatctgtattcatgtatttgtttctagatcttgctcctagtcttgcctaagtttacatagtgtttaagttgatttaggaagATGTTAGGCCATCTTTTCTAGCctacttttatccaaaattttcgaccctctcaaaatttcaaaatttttccctttggagccaattttgagcctttaaagCCTATTCTTTAAAAGCCAAaataatggggacaattccttggattagttagtttttgctatcttattttgtaaaggaatgggagagataaggagaaaattataaaagtagtgtgcttaatgtaaaaagagtacaagttgtgaaaaagtggaaaattcaaaatatgtgCTTGATTCTAGAAAGGATGCgtatgaaaaagtaagagagaaaaaaaaatgtgaaaggttgtgaaaaagaaaaaaagaaaatcaaaatattggaaagtgagttgtaggagaaaaataaagtgttaaaagtgtcttgagtttagaaaagtggagtcaatttaactctacttgggatatttttatgtttaagtcactttttagccaaatatccCTCatctaccaaagagcctacattacaaccaaagataaagacctttcggacttttgatggttaatcacatctagtagaggagggattagactttgagcaagcctatggtgaactttgcatgatgtatgatttgagtgcttatacACATTacctttatacactttgagagtgagagaacacttcccatctttggaagtttgccacatgtgagtgtgtgaattcaaggtgttccacgagttgGTAATGAAAatgcactaataagccttgattgatttaattgcattaattcatgcttaatctattctttcatcttttgaggaAATTATGAtgtctagtccttgtgcattccgtgcgtctattcttgtgtctttCTTGgtttgttcgaggacaaaacaaaaatgtaactttgggggagttgatatgCTCAGATTTCGCacggttttaaggccattatttggtccgtttttatgtcaaagtcactttACATGTCGATTATTTGCACATTTTgtccattttggtattttgacgtgttttgtgagaaatgtgcatatttgagccgaaaaagagagtcaaaacgcaaagtctgtTAATCTGGAGTCCGGACAgtgaccggcgaccgccgcaggttgtacggcgaccgccggcgcccggcggtcagAGCTATATAGCGGCCCACCTCGTAAATTTACACTTGAAAAAgtgtctcgcccggcgaccgctggaagtcatgcggcggtccgccgccgaaaGGACagagtctctggactccaacgtggcgaccgccggccaaggtgcggcgttCCGCTGGAGAAAGGTGGCGAATCCGATTCGCCCTAGatctgctccaagatttaccacaTTTTGAAGATCCtttccttctacaatgagGATTGACTTTCCACTATAAATAGGaactcaagcttcatcaaaaagagagcttctttttgcaacataaattcccagagattaaaagctagagtacgtcattgtgcaaggagttcaAAAAGGATTTCaaaaacatcaagaacgacaaggattcaacctacgggttttatttgctatagatttatttccaagttgttttcccttcaatctatgtgtttagcttattccattatgcgtaaaaactcatagggttctagggatgtgttagtaacgacttagGTTATagaattcctttttctatttaatatccgttttgtttttactttgtttcttccctaagtagttctgatgcttcatgattgagtgacacaattgtgtatgatttaatatagcttgctttgacagagttctagcttgttagattcacttagtagacgctacagttagcttcccttaaaacgacactgttaattgagagtgaggacgggtcttaggagctttatggagttacgtgttaggattgacaaccctaatcttgtaatgaacgtttgcatcgcatgagaataagctaggtgactcgtcctatcaaagtaataacagtgctagggtattgtagtttggaatttgtataaccataactgtgaacgcacatccctggaattcccttatctctatcgtttatatatatgttttaattgcatctagttgttatttgctttcaaatattttcagttttcaaaaggttttcaaaattctcttggttctccaaatagtaattgagtcttagtagaagATTGACAGtctgtgtttgccttccccgtgtttgatatccggtactgacctttgcctatactatttctattttgtatacttgcaggtattaatagtgctaaaaaatagtgcatcagtttgttgggaggcaacccaacattggtatcatttttttcctttttttttattttcttagtttactcacgtccctactgacttttcaaacttattcttAACATAGTTTTTGttgtttagttgtttttgtttattttagttttttttaaataaacccGAGGTGAATCTTGTCATGAGCATAACATAGAAAACTTAGAAATACTCACGTTTAGGGACATCAGACCGAGTTGTCTATGATAAAAAGTACGTTTATGTGTTGGTTGAGTTGACTTGATGCATTGGTTTGAAAGTTTTGTGAAAAGGTGCACAATTAATGAATTGCTTGTTTACCTTGAATCATGCTAATACCTTGTGAGACTTGAACTATAAATTTCTTTATTGGGTGATTTATCTGTAGTCATGTActtgtttctagaacttgttCCTAGTCTGCCTAAGTCtacatagtgtttaaataataaaagaggACGTTAGGTCATCCTTCTTAGCTACTTTATATATCCAAATTTATGAccttattcaaaatatttttccctAGCTAGCCACTTTGAGCCTTTAAAGcctttttctttggaagcTAAATAAAGGGAAATATCCATACACTCATTGTagaaaaaaagtagtgtgcttactTGTGAAAAGTGCATAGACATCTGTGGTTTGAATGATATATCTGGTTGtgcataaaagaaaaaagaaagaaagaaagaaagtatgtacaaaataagaaaaaatgaaaagaaaagaaaagaaaaaatcaaaggaatttggaaagtgagaagaaatttaGACAAAGTCTAgaatttattgagatttgaatTGTTGGTGGGGTGCTATATATGATGTAGTAGAAATTGATCACTTTTGCTATGTTTGggtttagtcactttttaacaatatttactCACCTTACCGaagagcctacattataaCATTTGCATGTTGCATGATCTGAGAGCATACACTTTTCCCAacatacactttgagagtgagtgaTAAACACCCTTCTAAACACTTGTGAGCGCATGTATTTCAAGGTGATCAACGAGCTAGTAATGAAAAAGCACTaatttgcttgatttgattattaatttttattgtaatttttatttgtaattttgagAGTGAGTGATAAACACACTTCTTTGTCaaactctttatttttattgtaatttttgagGCAACTATGAAGTCTAGTTCTTAACATCCGTGtttcttaattagtttttctcttgttttgtttgaggacaaacaaataattaagtttgggggagttgacaAACACagattttgcatatttttaagggctagatttgactcgttttaaatgtcaattatgcaaattatgttcttaaattgcatatgttatacatttggtatttttgatgtgtttgttgataaatgatagaaaaagatagaaaaaatgtGCAAAAAGGCCAAGGTGCAGTAGCCTCTGTTCGAGCCCATTCTTCCATCAGATTTGGAGTTTAATCAGTGATTTATTCATatcattctcttcttctttgaaAGAGCTACGCGTGGATATCTcgcacgtctcaatcggaattctgtggagaaagttatgactATTCTACGAACGttgcgcagtgcagtcaaaGCCGGCGGGAATTTAGGCGGAAATTCACggaagaaaatatattattttattgtgaagccaaatctctCCCATATCTTGAAGGCCACGAAAATTAACCTTTTTCCagcctataaatacctctaaTCTCAGAGCCTTCTATCCTTCCCCCTCTACACATTCATCCATCCCATATTCCATACATAATCATCCATCTTTCATTGAagcggagctctgcagatccaggcaagagaCGACTgtagattgaagattcaaccttgggttttatctatttctttcatgtctcgtactttatttgtagtttttactTGTCTAATAGAAGAACtttcttttgtggattttttggtgaagatattcaattgattttccttgttagttttgtagttatttgatttatccttGTGCCTtctatattaaattgattagCTACCTCTTGAATACATGTTAGAGTTGATTAGAGTACCCGGGAGACGAAATAATTGACTTGGAAAAGGAATAATTCACACTTTTATTCAAtagaactcgggagagttgaggtttcaCGTGAGGTCATTGGTCTTAACGATcttttaggagttaggtctaagaattagaaggggacttcaattattacacctaatctaaggatttctcacctcgggagggggtttaatctagttAAGTGACCGACTTAATAACTCTAGAGACCGTAATTTAAGGAAGTCGATTGTGTTTTGGATCCATAAATTCTACATTCATTCGCCTGTTTTGTATCAtaagtttttatgttttttttgttatttgtttatttattttctgtctagtttaattaatccaaaaccaaaaactccgtgtctctagatagtatgTAATGTTTAGT
This window contains:
- the LOC125206605 gene encoding uncharacterized protein LOC125206605; protein product: MVKLLMDERDAERAAREAMEKKNRETLPVMNMFNHGNMITFPNGPRIDANNFELRMPLIQRVEQTPFAGRATEDANRHLSKFVEIANTLKLNGVDDDAIRVRLFPFSLIDSAKEWFECMPPEKVSTWKDIVATFLDKYYPPGTILKLKSEIFQFTQGHDEPLYEAFARFKALLRKCPNHGFSIDHQVGILYNGFNEKICAMLDSGANGGFLRKTGEDAMAVIEEFATNSRGWSKERHATRRVAAIEEAEESSFAKELAELRVRIDQMDISRKEDPIPATSIVAVNAPETAISTVEEINYVQGGGPRNYNNNYRPNQGGGNFNNYNGNRPHPNLSYSNNNYLQPPAGFNVSKGGVVEPMKKEDKYEQGITKILEVITQDRKINDTKIGVVEARINNLEQGMNTISAAVTNITTQMEQIQKKLDEDRAKAAARVDDIAADHAAARH